From the genome of Acidihalobacter aeolianus:
CGCCGACCCGGTGCATCAAGCCTGCAAGCAATGCATGGTCCGGGTCCATCAGTCTGGAATGGCGGGCGATGATATAGGCAATGGCGGATACTTCAACACTGTTTTCCCAAAGACTCTGCATCTGATGGGAAATCTTCGCAGATTTTGCCTTGAATACATTGTGCATGGTGATGCTGAATGCGAGGCTGGCGGTACGCTTGAGGCCTAGGCGTGTGATCGCTTCGCGTACCGAGCCCACGGCTCTAGTCCCACGATAGGCAGCGCTGTTCGCGGCCTGGATCAGACGGGCGGTTAAGGATGGGTCAATTTGGATGACCTTGGCCAGGTCGTTGAGGCTGGCATCCTCGTCGGCAGTCAGTTCGCGGATGCGCAATGCAATCTCTGGCATGCTGGGCAATTGCATCTTGCCATCGCTGAGGGCCTTGTAGAACTGTTCGAGCAGTTCACCCTCGGTCGAGGAAAGGCTTTGTTCTCCGACTTCGTAATGACTTGTTTCGGCGGCCAATGTGGCCTCTAGCGCTCGTCGACTGATGCTGAGCAGTCGTGTAGAGGTGATGGCGGCTGCAAATTCAACATCCAGGCCATCGGCAAATAGCGGTTGCGTCGCGCGGCCGTTGTCCTCAGCGGCATCTATCCGGCCGAGGGAAGTATTGCCGCGCATCAGATCCATGCTTCCTTCAAGCACATAGCTGATCCAGCGTTCCTTGTTGCGTGCAGGCAAGCGCTTGCCGGCCTCCAATTGATCCACTCGCAATTGGGCCTGCAGGCCTTGCAGCGCCGTTTCGTTCAGGTGCTGCAAAGGCTCAAGGCGACTTAGCACGCTAAGGGAAATATCCGTATTGGCCATGATTTAGGCTCGAAGGTTTCTTAGTAAGAGGTGCCCGGAAGAGCCGCGGGGCCGTGAGCGATTATGCCTCTCTAGGCGTGTCCGGGTGAAGTATGTGCAGAATCGCTTCGGCGAATTCGTTGGGTTGAAATTTAGGCAGGAAGGCTGTTGCACCCACGCGATCTACCATGGCTTGATTGAATGAGCCGCTTAGCGAGGTGTGTAGGATGATCGGTAGGTCAGCCATCTGCTTATCGGCTCGTATGCGACTGCATAGCGTATAACCATCCATGCGGGGCATTTCGATGTCCGATACGACAAGGTCGACGGGACGCTCGCTGCCGCCTGAAGAGAAGATAGCCTCGAGCTTATCCAGGGCCTCGCGACCATCATTGGCGAGGATGACCTCCATGCCAAGTTGTTCGAGCGTACGCCTGACCTGAAGTCGGGCTACGGACGAGTCATCAGCTACGAGTACGCGGTAAACCTGGTCCTGATGTGTGGAATCGTTCTCGCGGATGTTCTCGGACACGTCCGTGTTGAGTCCTTGAACGTCTGCTAGGATGCGTTCAACGTCAAGTATCTCTATGAGCTGGTCTTCGTACTGGGTGACAGCCGTCATATAGTGGCCAGACCGACTGCCTTTGGGCGGAGGCAATACCGATTCCCAACTGATGTTGATAATGCGTTCTACGGCAGAGACGCGAAAACCCTGCACGGTGCGGTTAAATTCGGTGACGATGACGAAGCTTTCCTGGTCCGACGGCGCGCTGCGCAGACCCAAGGGCCTCGCTACTTCAATGATTGAAGTGGGACGCCCCCGGATATTGGCGATACCCAGGATGTAAGGATGCGCCTGAGGTACCGTTTTCAGTGTCGGTAGGGGGATGATTTCACGTACTTTGAAAACGTTGATGGCGAAGATCTGGCGTTTGTCTAACCGGAACAACAGAAGTTCCAGGCGATTTTGGCCAGCGAGTCTAGTGCGCTTGTCTACAGCAGTGAGGATGTCGGTCATGCGGCCCCTTGCTTTGGCTAATCATGGTTTTATGCAAACGATGTCGGCAGTAAACGCCCAGAGTTTAGGTTGTTCGTGAAAAATCTGCTCACGCTGTTAAAAGTACTTGGTCTGTATTTTGCTTGATCATATGAAGTGAAATTTGCTCCATTGGATACAGAATAGGCTATTGAGCCGGGTAGTGTGGCTGTGGTCAAAATATTGTCGAGTATTGGATGCGACCTTCATGGGTTGGCGTCGAAAATCCGGCGGCTGGTCTGCGAGGGATTGGCGTGGGCTGGGGCTGGGTGGGTTGGCGTGTTTCCTCTGACAGCAATCGCAGCACCGACCTATGAGCCACATGCTGCAATACTTCGAGCAGCGAGCAGTTATGCCCTTTCTGCTGCCCGTAGTGAATTGCCAGGCGCTAAGTTATCAGTGGCGCCTGCGCCGCTCGACGCCCGCCTGGCGCTGGCTGCTTGCGGGCAGTCGTTGTCGACCTTTCGGCCAAATGGCGGCGCAGTCGTCGGTAATACCGTGATCGGTGTGCGCTGCAACGGTGTACATCCGTGGACCTTGTATGTTCCGGTCAAGGTATCTGCGCGACTGCCGGTGGTAGTGGCTGCTCGTCCGCTGGTTCGGGGTGAGCAATTGGGGGCGGGTGATCTGAAGTTGGCGACCCGCGATCTCGGTAACCTGGCCTACGGCTATCTGACCGCCGAGTCGCAAGCGCTTGGCCAAATAGTTATGCGGCAGACAAACGCCGGTCAGGTTATTCTGCCCGGCATGCTGGCGCCGCCCATACTCGTCAAGCGCGGCCAGCAGGTCACCTTGGTTTCATCCGCGGAGGGCATCGAGGTTAGTACCGAGGGTGTGGCGCTGGCGTCTGGTGCGCGCGGGCAATGGGTCAAGGTGCGTAACAGTCGTTCGCACAGGATCATCGATGGAGTTGTGGCCGGCCCCGGCCGGGTAAGCGTAGGTGGGTAAAGATGATGAAACCTGGTTCTAGCCCCCGATCGGGACTAAAGTTCCACAACAACTTGCCGATAAAGCTGATGTCAGTTGGTGTAAGCTGGCGCGAACCCGTGCCAATGTGGATCCCCGGCGGCATGCGGCTATAGGGTGAAGGCTATGAATATCGATCTCAAGAATGTTTCTTCACAGGGTGGTACCAAAACTGTTGGAGACACTCAGACTGCAAATCGCGTTACGCCACAGGCGGCGGAGCAGCAAGGTGCAGCTACTACCCAGGGAACGCCTGCCACAAGCGATTCCGTTAGCCTGACCAGCGGCGGTCAGCAATTGGCCCAGCTGCAGGCGGGGCTGGCACAGCAGCCTGTTGTCGATAAACAACGGGTAGCCCAGTTACGGCAATCGATTCAGAACGGGCAGTATTCCATCGACCCTCAACGTATTGCCAGCAAGCTTTTGGGACTCGAAGGATTGACCAAGAACTAGTGAGGCGGGCAGAGGGCATATGAGGTACCGCCATGGGTGACATCGGTAATCACGAGGTTCAGGCAGATTTGCTGACTATATTGGCAGCCGAGTTGGATGCCATGGGTAGACTGCATGCCGAATTGCAGGATGAAGCCGATGCACTCGAACACCTGTACGCCGACCGGCTACCGATACTCGCGAAAAGGAAGCAATCCTTGGTGGATGTCCTTGAGGCGCTAACTGCGCAACGCACCGAATGCCTTCGGCGTGCCGGTATCGGAACTGAGCCTGCTGGGATGCGTGCATATTTGGGCACGGCGCCTGCCAGAGTCGTTAAGGCTTGGGAGGATCTGATCGCTGAAACTGCGCTTTGTGAGCAGCTGAATCGGCATAATCGGGCGTTGAATCAGAATGGGCAGCGCCAGATTCTCAGAGTGCTGCGAGTGCTGCGTGGCGAGCCAGTCGAGCCGCCAACCTACGGTCGAGATCCAGGCATGGGCATCGGAGGCCAACCGCTGGCCAAGGTTTAGGCCGTCAGTGCGCTTCGAGTTTGTGTGCGTAGCAATCTCCTTCAGCGTCTGCGGTAGGCGCTTCCAGGATTGAATCTGGCTAGTTCAAGTAGGTCACTTGCAGCCCCCGCTGTCTCAGCAGAACCCAGGAAGAGATACCCGCCAGGGTTCAGTGCTTGCGCGAGACGCCTAAGGATGTCCTCCTTCGCAGTTGCTGAAAAATAGATCAGCACGTTGCGACAGAAAATCACATCGAATTTACCCAGAGGGGCAAAACTCTGCATGAGGTTGTATTCCCGAAAGGAGACTCGGTTCTTCACCTTCGGTATGACCTCCCAGCGGTCGCCTTTATTCACAAAATAGCGTTGCCGCATGTCGTCCGAGAGGCCTCGCGTCATGCTGAAAGTGTCATAGCTGGCGGCTCGGGCCTCGTCGAGTATCTGTTTCGAGACATCCGTGGCGACGATTTGGGTATTTACCAGGGAGACACCGGCTTGGCTGCGCTGACATTCGTCGATCATCATGCTTAGCGAATAGGGTTCCTGGCCCGAGGAGCAGGCTGCCGACCACATGCGTAATGACGTGCCGCGGCGTGCAAGCTCGGGAAGTATTTGGTCGCGCAGGCAGATGAAGGGGTGTTGGTCGCGAAGCCAGGAGGTTTCGTTGGTGGTCATCGCCTCTACGGCCAGGCGTGCGAGTTCGCGGTCGTGCGGTAACCGGGAGAGCAGGGCGCTGATTGACGGAAGGTTCGCCTCCCGCACCATGCGGTTCAGGCGACTCACCACGAGGTAGTGTTTGTTATCTCCCAGCATGATGCCGCATGCATCGGACAGAAAGCGACGGAAGGCGTCATATTCGGCCTGTCCCAGGCGCTCGTCAGGCATGGCTGCACTTCCCGTTGCTGCCCGGGAATTGTTCCATCCAGATGTCAGTCATCGTCCGTCTGCTTGCGCAACTGCTCACGTTCCAGGTAGCTGACGCTGCGTTGCACTTGGCGTTGAGCGTCCGCCGTCAGGTTACGAAATGCGAGTCCAACGTGGGTGTTGGTGGTATCTGTGGTCGAGCGTACATGCCGGATTTCTGTTTCGGTCACGATTACGCCTTCACCTGGAAGTTCGACTTCACAATGGGGCATCAAAACACCCGGTTCTATGGACGATGCATTCAAGGTGGGGAGCAATGCCGAAACCCCGCCCACGGAAAGATCTCGCAATTGGCCGGTCAGCGGGTGGGCCATTGGGCTTGAGCCAAGACGGATACCTGCCTTGATCCCGAGCGCGATACTGACTCGATAGCTGTTGCGACGCTGTTCGTAGCGAATCGAGTGAGGTAGCGCTGCTCGGTGAAAGGGGATGCCATTTTCGCTGCTGTTTTCGACGATTTCTGTTTCGAACGCGAACTTGACGCCCTTGAGTTGCCCAAGAAGCCAGATACGCGTGTGGGGGCCAATGCTCGCATTGCCCTCTCGAGGGACGAATTCATCGAGCATGAAATATTGATGGTCTTGCGACTGCTCGTCGTCTTCGAGTATCGCCGTGCTGAATGCCTGCTTGCCGTCTTCTGGAATGAGCGTAATCATCGCCCGTTCCTGATGGATCTCGCGCAACAGACGGAAAATCCTTGGTGGATGGGTAATGACTTCGTAATGGCTACCGTGTAGCGAGGGCTCGAATTGCACTGGGCGCATGGGCCTGGATTCTAGGGAGGCTATCAGTCATTTTAGCCGAAAACGGGGTCGGTTGGCCCGTCTGTCCCTAGAACTTCTCCTGCCTGACTAAGTTGCGTCCATCGGACTTTGCGCGGTAGAGAGCCCGGTCGGCCCGTTCGATCAGAGTTTGCGGCGTATCGTGTCGTTCCAACTCGCTGACACCGACGCTAATGGTTGGCGATACAGACCGCCCGTTATTCAGACGACAAGTGTGACCCTCCACATTCTTGCGCAGGCGTTCGGCAACCTGGTGTGCTCGAACACCATCGGTGTTGACTAGCAAAATGGCGAATTCTTCGCCGCCATAGCGATACACCAGATCGAAATCGCGGACTGTTCTGCGAATGATGTCGGCGATGCAGATGATGACTTGATCGCCGCTCAGATGCCCCTGCGTGTCGTTGATGTTCTTGAAGTGGTCGATGTCGATCATCAGCAGGCTTGCCAATCTGGCTTCCCGGTTGCTGAGGCTGATCTCACGTTGTATCTGGGGAAGCATATTGGAGCGGTTGCCGAGGCCGGTCAGCGGGTCTGTGAACGAGGAACGAATGGCTTCCTGGTAGCGCAGGCAGTTGCGCAATGGATATACCACCAGGCAGAGCATGTCTTCCAAGGTCATGCTTTCGGCCTCGCTGAAAGGGCGCGAACGGTAAACCAAGAGCTCCCCGAGTTGTTCCGCTTCCACCATCAGTTGATAGGCAAGCGCGTGCCGGTTGGTATGGCCGCCCTGGCAATGAATTGCCGATCCTTGTGGACCGATATAGCTATAGCCATCGATGGAAAGTTCGGCTGTGATCAGTGATATGAAATGCGCCAGAAGCTCTTCGACGTCCAAGGTGGCTTGTAGCTTGAGTAAGGCATCGAAGGCGCCGGGGGCGATGATGCTGCCGTTTTCCGAAGGGACGTTTTGATCTTCTGATTTAGGGAAACGGAATATCGCCATGGTTTCGGCTCGCATGTGTTTGCGATAGGGTATGCGAATTCCGTGCCACTTGGATGTTATTTGGATTTTTATCAAATTAAACAATAGATTAGGTGTGTTGTTGAAGTGGGTTGATGGGCCATGGACAGAACGTTGACACCATATGGGCAGACTTCCCGGTGGGCGCGTCAATTAATCGTCTTCAGTCTTTGCATTCGGGGGGGTAAGGCGTGCTGCGAATCCGGTCGTGTTCGTGCTGACGGTAGTGCACGAAACGATCGACGTCGGCAAAGTGCATGAATGGGTTGCAGCGTGCCTGTTCCTCGATCGTCGAGGTCGTTTTTTCCGCGTAGTTGTGTCCGGGGCGAATGCGTGTGTCCGCAGGCAGGTCCTCGCGCAGATGGCGCAAGGTGTCGAACATTGCCTCGGGATCGCCGCCTTTCAGATCGCAGCGCCCGCAGCCGAAGACGAACAGCGTGTCTCCCGTGATGAGGTCGTCGCCGAGGCGATAGCAGGTAGAACCCGGGGTGTGCCCAGGCGTGTGCAGCAGTTCGATTTCGGTATCGCCGAGTTGGAATCGGTCGCCGCCGTGATGCAGGCTGGGTTTGGCAAGCGGGTGTCCCCAGAAACTCGCCTCGGGTTTGAGCAGGTGGACCTCGGCGTCCGTGGCCTGCAGCAGTTCGTCGACGCCGTTGATATGGTCGTGATGGCTGTGCGTCAGCAGTATGTCGGTGATGCGTACGCCAGTTTCGTCCGCAAGCCTGCGGATGGCAGGTACGTCCCAGGCAGGGTCGACGACGGCGGCACGTTGACTCGCAAGGTCCTGAATCAGGTAGACGAAATTGTCCATGGGCCCTAGGGACAGCGTATGGATGCGGTATCCTGCGTCTTGCGTCATGGTTCGTTCCCCTCGTCGTCGCTATGCGGTCTTGTGTAGACCGGATCGATGGCCAAGAATTCGCTTTGACCGAGCAGCCGATCCCCAGTCCATGAGCCAGGATTCAGCGGACGATATTGTACCCGCACCGCGCAAGGGGCGAGGTGCCGCCACCAACCGCACGGGGCGTTACGAGGCGCTGCACAAGGAGGCAGTGGACGACGGTTGGCCGGGCAGCGGAGAGTCTCGGCCGCCACTGCGGACACAGCTCGGTATCGATGCTGCGCGCCGCGTCATCAGCCGCAACGATTCTCCCGATGTCGCCTTTGAACTATCGGTGAATCCCTATCGCGGATGCGAACACGGCTGCAGTTACTGTTTCGCGCGTCCGACCCATGCCTACCTCGGACTTTCGCCCGGTCTGGATTTCGAGACCCGTCTGTTCCACAAGCCCGATGCCCCGACGCGGCTTGCCGACGAACTGGCCCACCCCGACTATGTCTGTTCGCCGATCGCGCTCGGCATCAACACCGACGCCTATCAACCGGTTGAGCGTCGTACCGAGCTTACCAGGAGCCTGCTCGAGGTCTGTCTAGCCTATCGTCAACCCATCTCCATCGTCACCAAATCTGCCCTTGTCGAACGCGACGCGGATCTGTTGTCGGAGATGGCAGGGCTCGGGCTGGCTCAGGTGTTCTTTTCGGTGACAACACTGGATGGGACGCTGGCGCGAGCGCTTGAACCGCGCGCCAGTGCGCCGAAAAGAAGGTTGGAGGCCATGTCGCGCCTCTCTGCAGCGGGCGTCCCCAGCGGTGTGCTGTTCGCGCCGGTGATTCCGGCGCTCAACGATCACGAAATGGAGCAGGTGCTTCATGCCGCTGCCGAAGCGGGGGCTTCCGGCGCCGGTTACGTCATGCTGCGCCTGCCGCGCGAGGTCAAGCCGCTATTCACCGAATGGCTGCAGGCGCACGCGCCAGGGCGTGCGGAGCATGTATTGAGTCTCCTGCGGCAGATGCACGGTGGACGCGAGTACGAAGCGGAGTTCGGTGTGCGCATGCGCGGGCGCGGCGTCTTTGCCGATCTCGTTGCCCAGCGCTTTCGCGCAGCCCGCCGCCGCGAGGGCCTGGATCGCGGCTTGCCGCCACTGGAAACCGGGCATTTCAGCGTGCCGCCGCGCAGCGGAGATCAGTTGTCCCTGTTATGAATAGTTTTTGACTATCAGGTAAATTAAAACAATTCATTTTATTTATTATTGACCCGCCCTTATGCTGGTTTCCGTCAGGTCGTGACAGACCGTCGCGACCGCAAAACCTGAATTGGGAGGTTTGTTATGTACCAGCATCGTGAGGGGCAGGCCGTCCCCGAGATCGTTTTCAAGGCGCGTGACGCCGAAGGCTGGGCCGAGGTGTCCAGCAGCGAGATTTTCACCGGGCGCAACGTGATCGTATTTTCATTGCCCGGCGCATTCACGCCGACCTGCTCATCCAGTCATGTGCCGCGTTACGACGAGTTGGCGCCGACGTTCCAGGCCAATGGCATCGACGAGATCGTTTGCGTCTCGGTCAACGACGCCTTCGTGATGGACGCGTGGCGCAAGGATCAGCGCGTGCAGAATATCCGTTTCCTGCCGGATGGCAATGCCGAGTTCACCGCGGCCATGGGCATGCTGGCGGACAAGCGAAATCTCGGCTTCGGCGGACGCTCGTGGCGTTACTCGATGCTGGTGCGCAATGGCATCATCGAGAAGATGTTCATCGAGCCGGAAGTGGAGGGCGACCCCTTCGAGGTGTCCGATGCCGACACGATGCTCGCCTACCTGAACCCGGCCGCGGAAAAGCCGCACGATATCCTCGTGTTCACCCGCCCCGGCTGCCCGTACTGCCGCAGGGCCAAGGAGCAGCTTGCCGCACAGGGCCAGGCTTACGAGGAAGTGACGGTGGGCGAGGGTGTCGGCATGCGTGGCGTACGTGCGGCCACGGGGCGCGATACGGTGCCGCAGATCTTCGTCGACGGCACCTATCTGGGCGACTCCGAGGCGCTGACCCGCTGGCTTGAATCGCCGCGCGGGATGCCGGTTTCACAAGTAGCCTGAGCGGCTTCAGCAGGGTTTCACGCAGCTCATCGGGGCGCTCAGGATGGC
Proteins encoded in this window:
- the flgM gene encoding flagellar biosynthesis anti-sigma factor FlgM, with product MNIDLKNVSSQGGTKTVGDTQTANRVTPQAAEQQGAATTQGTPATSDSVSLTSGGQQLAQLQAGLAQQPVVDKQRVAQLRQSIQNGQYSIDPQRIASKLLGLEGLTKN
- a CDS encoding glutathione peroxidase, whose product is MYQHREGQAVPEIVFKARDAEGWAEVSSSEIFTGRNVIVFSLPGAFTPTCSSSHVPRYDELAPTFQANGIDEIVCVSVNDAFVMDAWRKDQRVQNIRFLPDGNAEFTAAMGMLADKRNLGFGGRSWRYSMLVRNGIIEKMFIEPEVEGDPFEVSDADTMLAYLNPAAEKPHDILVFTRPGCPYCRRAKEQLAAQGQAYEEVTVGEGVGMRGVRAATGRDTVPQIFVDGTYLGDSEALTRWLESPRGMPVSQVA
- the flgA gene encoding flagellar basal body P-ring formation chaperone FlgA, which encodes MFPLTAIAAPTYEPHAAILRAASSYALSAARSELPGAKLSVAPAPLDARLALAACGQSLSTFRPNGGAVVGNTVIGVRCNGVHPWTLYVPVKVSARLPVVVAARPLVRGEQLGAGDLKLATRDLGNLAYGYLTAESQALGQIVMRQTNAGQVILPGMLAPPILVKRGQQVTLVSSAEGIEVSTEGVALASGARGQWVKVRNSRSHRIIDGVVAGPGRVSVGG
- a CDS encoding chemotaxis protein CheV, producing MTDILTAVDKRTRLAGQNRLELLLFRLDKRQIFAINVFKVREIIPLPTLKTVPQAHPYILGIANIRGRPTSIIEVARPLGLRSAPSDQESFVIVTEFNRTVQGFRVSAVERIINISWESVLPPPKGSRSGHYMTAVTQYEDQLIEILDVERILADVQGLNTDVSENIRENDSTHQDQVYRVLVADDSSVARLQVRRTLEQLGMEVILANDGREALDKLEAIFSSGGSERPVDLVVSDIEMPRMDGYTLCSRIRADKQMADLPIILHTSLSGSFNQAMVDRVGATAFLPKFQPNEFAEAILHILHPDTPREA
- a CDS encoding GGDEF domain-containing protein; this encodes MAIFRFPKSEDQNVPSENGSIIAPGAFDALLKLQATLDVEELLAHFISLITAELSIDGYSYIGPQGSAIHCQGGHTNRHALAYQLMVEAEQLGELLVYRSRPFSEAESMTLEDMLCLVVYPLRNCLRYQEAIRSSFTDPLTGLGNRSNMLPQIQREISLSNREARLASLLMIDIDHFKNINDTQGHLSGDQVIICIADIIRRTVRDFDLVYRYGGEEFAILLVNTDGVRAHQVAERLRKNVEGHTCRLNNGRSVSPTISVGVSELERHDTPQTLIERADRALYRAKSDGRNLVRQEKF
- a CDS encoding CheR family methyltransferase, translated to MPDERLGQAEYDAFRRFLSDACGIMLGDNKHYLVVSRLNRMVREANLPSISALLSRLPHDRELARLAVEAMTTNETSWLRDQHPFICLRDQILPELARRGTSLRMWSAACSSGQEPYSLSMMIDECQRSQAGVSLVNTQIVATDVSKQILDEARAASYDTFSMTRGLSDDMRQRYFVNKGDRWEVIPKVKNRVSFREYNLMQSFAPLGKFDVIFCRNVLIYFSATAKEDILRRLAQALNPGGYLFLGSAETAGAASDLLELARFNPGSAYRRR
- a CDS encoding flagella synthesis protein FlgN, whose translation is MGDIGNHEVQADLLTILAAELDAMGRLHAELQDEADALEHLYADRLPILAKRKQSLVDVLEALTAQRTECLRRAGIGTEPAGMRAYLGTAPARVVKAWEDLIAETALCEQLNRHNRALNQNGQRQILRVLRVLRGEPVEPPTYGRDPGMGIGGQPLAKV
- a CDS encoding PA0069 family radical SAM protein, with amino-acid sequence MSQDSADDIVPAPRKGRGAATNRTGRYEALHKEAVDDGWPGSGESRPPLRTQLGIDAARRVISRNDSPDVAFELSVNPYRGCEHGCSYCFARPTHAYLGLSPGLDFETRLFHKPDAPTRLADELAHPDYVCSPIALGINTDAYQPVERRTELTRSLLEVCLAYRQPISIVTKSALVERDADLLSEMAGLGLAQVFFSVTTLDGTLARALEPRASAPKRRLEAMSRLSAAGVPSGVLFAPVIPALNDHEMEQVLHAAAEAGASGAGYVMLRLPREVKPLFTEWLQAHAPGRAEHVLSLLRQMHGGREYEAEFGVRMRGRGVFADLVAQRFRAARRREGLDRGLPPLETGHFSVPPRSGDQLSLL
- a CDS encoding MBL fold metallo-hydrolase, with the protein product MTQDAGYRIHTLSLGPMDNFVYLIQDLASQRAAVVDPAWDVPAIRRLADETGVRITDILLTHSHHDHINGVDELLQATDAEVHLLKPEASFWGHPLAKPSLHHGGDRFQLGDTEIELLHTPGHTPGSTCYRLGDDLITGDTLFVFGCGRCDLKGGDPEAMFDTLRHLREDLPADTRIRPGHNYAEKTTSTIEEQARCNPFMHFADVDRFVHYRQHEHDRIRSTPYPPECKD
- a CDS encoding flagellar brake protein, whose protein sequence is MRPVQFEPSLHGSHYEVITHPPRIFRLLREIHQERAMITLIPEDGKQAFSTAILEDDEQSQDHQYFMLDEFVPREGNASIGPHTRIWLLGQLKGVKFAFETEIVENSSENGIPFHRAALPHSIRYEQRRNSYRVSIALGIKAGIRLGSSPMAHPLTGQLRDLSVGGVSALLPTLNASSIEPGVLMPHCEVELPGEGVIVTETEIRHVRSTTDTTNTHVGLAFRNLTADAQRQVQRSVSYLEREQLRKQTDDD
- a CDS encoding HDOD domain-containing protein, with amino-acid sequence MANTDISLSVLSRLEPLQHLNETALQGLQAQLRVDQLEAGKRLPARNKERWISYVLEGSMDLMRGNTSLGRIDAAEDNGRATQPLFADGLDVEFAAAITSTRLLSISRRALEATLAAETSHYEVGEQSLSSTEGELLEQFYKALSDGKMQLPSMPEIALRIRELTADEDASLNDLAKVIQIDPSLTARLIQAANSAAYRGTRAVGSVREAITRLGLKRTASLAFSITMHNVFKAKSAKISHQMQSLWENSVEVSAIAYIIARHSRLMDPDHALLAGLMHRVGAVPILLFSENLDTHDADVNLAINRLAPMIGGVLLKEWGFAQDIVQAIEEGEQWTRNPDAPADLCDIVIAARLYADIRNDRTLPIDSLNEAPAFRKLGLGDIGSDRSLQMLEDAAEEIASIREFLS